The following are encoded in a window of Gramella sp. MT6 genomic DNA:
- a CDS encoding transcriptional regulator, with amino-acid sequence MKNIISNINKAFDHRIRLGIMSVLMVNDHADFKTLKELLGATDGNIASHTKALEKQKYIKVEKSFIDRKPNTRYIATGTGRKAFQEHLDALEKLLHNSNDLGNKD; translated from the coding sequence ATGAAGAACATAATAAGTAATATAAATAAAGCTTTTGATCATAGGATCCGTCTTGGGATTATGAGTGTGTTAATGGTGAATGATCATGCCGACTTTAAAACCCTGAAAGAACTTTTAGGGGCGACAGATGGTAATATCGCCAGTCACACCAAAGCTTTAGAAAAACAGAAATATATAAAAGTGGAAAAATCGTTCATAGACAGGAAACCAAATACCAGGTATATCGCCACCGGCACAGGCCGGAAAGCATTCCAGGAACATCTGGATGCCCTTGAGAAATTGCTACATAACAGCAACGACCTCGGCAATAAAGACTAA
- the creD gene encoding cell envelope integrity protein CreD — MDNQSSNPNTNRIVHWLKNSITARMFIIGILSLILLIPLFMVQDLIRERAERQENVVTEINVKWGDAVILYGPVLRVPYRSFREKQITNSQKEVITESIEEIEYFYFFPDKLKIESNINPEIKKRGIYKTSVYKSKTSISGSFSAPDFSNEDISKENILWDKARIIFNTSNLKGVNEQINIEIGNSEYTFNTRYQQKNTLPSAHQNLYLMESEVLNPIDLPIDKAISFNMRVSVNGSSEISFVPIGKTTEAEIKSDWKTNSFTGSFLPFNENKLTEEGFDAKWKILDINRPFPQSFRDNLPELSEYAFGVNFMIPVDEYQKSERATKYGFLVIGLTFLVFFLIQTLSRIPIHPFQYLMIGLGLVMFYTLLISISEHSSFLKAYLIAGISVILLISLYSKSILNGWKFPVFIGVSLLALYSFIYVIIQLESYALLVGSISLFLILGGVMYVSRKIDWNNY; from the coding sequence ATGGACAACCAATCATCAAACCCAAATACAAACCGAATAGTTCACTGGTTAAAGAACTCCATCACCGCCAGAATGTTTATCATAGGGATTCTCAGCCTCATTTTACTAATTCCACTTTTCATGGTTCAGGATCTAATAAGGGAAAGGGCTGAAAGGCAAGAAAATGTCGTGACAGAGATCAATGTTAAATGGGGTGATGCCGTCATTTTGTATGGCCCTGTATTAAGAGTCCCGTACCGCAGTTTTCGCGAGAAACAAATAACTAATTCTCAAAAAGAGGTCATCACCGAGAGTATAGAGGAAATTGAATATTTCTACTTTTTTCCGGATAAGTTGAAAATCGAATCAAATATAAATCCTGAGATCAAAAAGCGTGGCATTTATAAAACTTCTGTCTATAAGAGCAAGACGAGTATTAGCGGAAGCTTTTCAGCGCCAGATTTTAGTAATGAAGACATTTCAAAAGAAAATATTCTCTGGGACAAAGCCCGCATCATTTTTAATACTTCCAATCTAAAAGGGGTTAATGAGCAAATTAATATTGAAATCGGCAATTCTGAATATACCTTTAATACCAGGTACCAGCAAAAAAATACGTTGCCATCAGCGCATCAAAACCTGTATCTTATGGAAAGTGAAGTTCTAAACCCAATAGACCTTCCTATAGACAAGGCGATTAGCTTTAATATGCGGGTATCTGTAAACGGAAGTTCTGAGATCTCGTTTGTACCGATTGGAAAAACCACCGAGGCAGAGATAAAATCAGACTGGAAAACCAATAGTTTTACTGGTAGTTTTCTGCCATTTAACGAGAATAAATTAACCGAAGAGGGATTTGATGCTAAATGGAAAATCCTGGATATCAACAGGCCTTTTCCCCAAAGTTTCCGGGATAATCTACCTGAACTTTCAGAATATGCTTTTGGCGTAAATTTCATGATCCCGGTAGATGAATATCAAAAAAGCGAAAGAGCCACAAAATATGGATTCCTCGTGATTGGCCTCACCTTTCTCGTGTTTTTCCTGATCCAAACGCTGAGCAGAATCCCTATCCATCCCTTTCAGTATCTAATGATCGGGCTAGGACTTGTAATGTTCTATACTTTACTGATCTCGATTTCTGAACATAGTAGCTTCTTAAAAGCCTATTTAATTGCCGGAATTTCGGTCATTCTTTTGATCAGCTTATATTCAAAAAGCATTTTAAATGGATGGAAATTCCCGGTCTTTATTGGGGTTTCGCTGCTGGCACTCTATTCTTTCATTTATGTGATCATTCAGCTCGAGAGCTATGCCCTGTTGGTGGGAAGTATTAGTCTTTTCCTTATCCTGGGCGGGGTCATGTATGTTTCAAGAAAGATAGACTGGAACAATTATTAG
- a CDS encoding DUF2809 domain-containing protein has protein sequence MKRNKKIYYWFGFTILMIIEIFIASYIEDDFIRPYLGDFLVVILIYCFLMGLSRISVFKGLITVLLFSFAVEFFQLINIVKVLQYQPPKIVMIILGSSFSVWDLLAYSLGVFTCLLLEYTRNIYAVPST, from the coding sequence ATGAAAAGGAATAAAAAAATTTACTATTGGTTCGGGTTTACCATCCTCATGATCATCGAGATCTTTATAGCAAGCTATATAGAGGATGATTTCATCAGGCCTTATTTGGGAGACTTCCTGGTGGTGATCCTTATCTATTGTTTCCTGATGGGCCTAAGCAGAATATCTGTCTTCAAAGGTTTGATCACAGTCCTTTTATTTTCTTTCGCTGTCGAGTTTTTCCAGCTTATCAACATTGTAAAAGTCCTGCAGTACCAGCCACCTAAAATAGTGATGATCATTCTTGGTAGCAGTTTTTCGGTTTGGGATCTGCTGGCTTACAGCCTTGGAGTTTTCACTTGTCTCTTATTGGAATACACCAGAAATATTTACGCGGTACCGTCAACGTAA
- a CDS encoding endonuclease/exonuclease/phosphatase family protein has protein sequence MRILSILLCLFIFHSGMSAQEVEVMTYNIKYANENDGENSWSKRKDWITGQVRFYEPDILGVQEAIKSQLDHFTNNLKSYEVLGVGREGEDKGEFSAILYKQEKFEVLESDTFWLSETPGEISKGWDAAFNRICTYALFKEKTSGKKFWIFNTHFDHVGDKARLESSQLIVQKIKTMNKEDLPVFLMGDFNLEPETEGIGIILNYLDDSKNEAEFDFGPIGTFNGYNFSEPVTRRIDYIFINDKVEVENYAVISDSKDLKYPSDHLPVLIKAELME, from the coding sequence ATGAGAATTCTATCAATTTTACTCTGTCTTTTTATTTTTCACTCCGGGATGTCAGCTCAGGAAGTCGAAGTAATGACCTATAACATCAAATATGCAAATGAAAACGATGGAGAGAACAGTTGGTCTAAACGAAAGGATTGGATTACCGGGCAGGTCCGGTTCTATGAGCCGGATATTCTGGGAGTGCAGGAAGCCATCAAATCTCAATTAGATCATTTTACCAATAACCTAAAAAGTTATGAGGTACTTGGAGTAGGTAGAGAAGGAGAAGATAAAGGTGAATTCAGTGCTATTTTATATAAGCAAGAGAAATTTGAGGTACTGGAATCAGATACTTTCTGGCTGTCGGAAACGCCAGGAGAAATAAGTAAAGGCTGGGATGCGGCGTTTAACAGGATCTGTACCTATGCTTTATTTAAGGAAAAAACTTCCGGAAAGAAGTTCTGGATATTTAATACTCATTTTGATCACGTAGGGGATAAGGCGAGGCTGGAAAGTTCTCAGCTTATAGTTCAGAAAATTAAAACAATGAACAAAGAAGATCTTCCTGTTTTCCTGATGGGAGACTTCAACCTGGAACCGGAAACCGAAGGAATCGGGATTATTCTGAATTATCTGGATGATTCTAAAAATGAGGCTGAGTTTGATTTCGGCCCAATAGGAACCTTTAATGGCTACAATTTTTCTGAACCGGTGACTCGACGAATCGATTATATTTTTATCAATGATAAAGTTGAAGTAGAAAATTACGCCGTAATAAGCGATTCAAAAGATTTAAAGTATCCATCAGATCATTTACCTGTTCTTATAAAGGCAGAACTAATGGAATAA
- a CDS encoding oxygenase MpaB family protein, whose amino-acid sequence MDYFVKKDSIVREIWGKSDTILFIFAGASAEFALNKAVDWLYYTGRLPKDPLGRLFSTVGYARKIVFSEKQSALSAIDGMNKIHASVESKRGSNIPDWAYRDVLFMLIDYSIRSYEILERKLNISEKAEVFDVFFRVGKAMHLKDLPQNYTVYERMRKNHLEQHLEYGAYTKDLYKQYSKHLGWARYRLLLETQILITPKKVRRLLMLRSISLLSPLILGYKISRSINLDWLLKELILPQEYKKEIRAMDHFHA is encoded by the coding sequence ATGGATTATTTTGTAAAAAAAGATTCGATAGTTAGGGAAATATGGGGCAAAAGCGATACGATCCTTTTCATTTTCGCTGGTGCCTCTGCAGAATTTGCCTTGAATAAAGCTGTAGACTGGCTTTATTATACGGGACGACTTCCTAAAGATCCTTTGGGTAGATTATTTTCTACCGTTGGCTATGCCAGGAAAATAGTCTTTTCTGAAAAGCAATCTGCTCTTTCTGCCATTGATGGTATGAACAAGATCCACGCTTCGGTAGAGTCAAAACGTGGTAGCAATATTCCCGATTGGGCATACCGCGATGTACTTTTTATGCTTATAGATTATTCTATCAGATCTTATGAGATCCTGGAAAGAAAACTAAACATTTCTGAAAAGGCAGAGGTTTTTGATGTCTTTTTCAGAGTTGGGAAAGCCATGCACCTTAAAGACCTTCCGCAAAATTATACAGTATATGAAAGAATGAGGAAGAATCACCTGGAACAACACCTGGAATATGGAGCTTACACAAAAGACCTTTACAAGCAATATTCGAAACATCTTGGTTGGGCCAGGTATAGATTGCTTTTAGAAACACAGATCCTAATTACCCCTAAAAAAGTAAGGCGGCTATTAATGTTACGAAGTATTTCGCTTCTAAGCCCATTGATCCTGGGCTATAAAATTAGCCGAAGCATAAACCTCGACTGGTTGCTTAAAGAGCTTATCCTTCCACAAGAATATAAAAAAGAAATAAGGGCGATGGATCATTTTCACGCTTAA